The Corynebacterium pseudopelargi genome contains a region encoding:
- the groES gene encoding co-chaperone GroES translates to MANVQIKPLEDRVLVKISEAETTTASGLVIPDSAKEKPQEGVVVAAGPGRFADDKRVPMDVKEGDTVVFSKYGGTELKYNGEEFLLLNARDILAIIEK, encoded by the coding sequence GTGGCAAACGTTCAAATTAAGCCGCTCGAGGACCGCGTTCTAGTAAAGATCAGCGAAGCCGAGACCACCACTGCTTCCGGCCTGGTTATCCCGGATTCCGCTAAGGAAAAGCCCCAGGAGGGCGTTGTTGTAGCAGCAGGCCCCGGCCGCTTCGCAGACGACAAGCGCGTACCCATGGATGTTAAAGAGGGTGACACCGTAGTCTTTTCCAAGTACGGCGGCACCGAGCTGAAGTACAACGGCGAAGAGTTCTTGCTGCTCAACGCCCGCGACATCCTCGCCATCATCGAGAAGTAA
- the tsaD gene encoding tRNA (adenosine(37)-N6)-threonylcarbamoyltransferase complex transferase subunit TsaD — MIILGIESSCDETGVGIVQRHEDGSLEILANAVASSMDQHARFGGVVPEIASRAHLESMVPVMRAALAEAGISRPDAVAATVGPGLAGALLVGASAAKAYAAAWNVPFYGVNHLGGHVAVANLAGAELGHCVALLVSGGHTQLLEVDAVGTPMRELGSTLDDAAGEAYDKVARLLGLGYPGGPVIDRWAQQGDRKAIRFPRGLMRADEMRGEHRFDFSFSGLKTSVARYVEAAEREGRTIDIADVCASFQEAVCDVLSAKAILACKETGAPTLLLGGGVAANARLRSLLGARCASAGIELLVPPLKLCTDNGVMIASLAAELIAAGGQASGLDAGTNTGLDVSIPLVS, encoded by the coding sequence ATGATCATTTTGGGCATTGAGTCCTCCTGCGATGAAACCGGCGTGGGCATTGTGCAGCGCCACGAAGATGGCTCCTTGGAAATCTTGGCCAATGCCGTTGCCAGTTCCATGGACCAGCATGCGCGCTTTGGTGGCGTGGTGCCGGAGATCGCCTCTCGTGCGCACCTGGAATCGATGGTGCCGGTGATGCGTGCCGCCTTGGCAGAAGCCGGCATCTCGCGCCCGGATGCCGTGGCGGCCACCGTGGGGCCGGGGCTTGCTGGTGCCCTGCTGGTGGGTGCTTCTGCGGCCAAGGCCTACGCGGCTGCCTGGAACGTGCCTTTTTATGGGGTCAACCACCTAGGCGGGCATGTGGCCGTGGCCAACTTAGCTGGTGCAGAGCTTGGTCATTGCGTGGCCTTGCTCGTTTCTGGTGGGCACACGCAGTTGCTTGAGGTCGATGCGGTGGGCACGCCCATGCGAGAACTTGGCTCTACGCTTGACGACGCCGCCGGCGAGGCCTACGACAAGGTCGCCCGCCTGCTTGGCTTGGGGTATCCGGGTGGCCCGGTGATTGATCGCTGGGCGCAACAGGGAGATAGGAAGGCGATTCGTTTCCCTAGAGGTTTGATGCGTGCGGATGAAATGCGTGGAGAGCATCGCTTCGATTTTTCCTTCTCTGGGCTCAAAACCTCCGTGGCGCGCTATGTAGAGGCCGCAGAACGCGAGGGGCGCACCATCGATATCGCCGATGTGTGCGCAAGCTTCCAAGAAGCCGTGTGCGATGTGCTTTCGGCCAAGGCCATCTTGGCCTGTAAGGAAACTGGTGCGCCTACGTTGCTCCTTGGTGGGGGCGTGGCGGCGAATGCGCGTTTGCGTTCTTTGCTTGGGGCTCGTTGCGCAAGCGCTGGCATCGAGTTGCTGGTGCCGCCACTGAAATTGTGTACCGATAATGGTGTGATGATTGCGAGTTTGGCAGCGGAGCTCATTGCTGCCGGCGGGCAGGCATCTGGCCTGGATGCGGGCACCAATACTGGCCTTGACGTGAGCATTCCTTTGGTGAGTTAG
- the rimI gene encoding ribosomal protein S18-alanine N-acetyltransferase, giving the protein MSEQANPGEAGTQLRRLSDFDAPRLAHLEAQLFPGDNPWSAADFRSEFAQPHTLYLGIDLDNHLVAYAGVAFLGPQDQPECEIHTIGVDPAYQGQGLARAMMQQICGLADQRAAAIFLEVRTDNEPAIGLYEAFGFQRIGLRRNYYQPSGADAFTMLRPCSFDLAKGAS; this is encoded by the coding sequence ATGAGCGAGCAAGCCAATCCCGGCGAGGCAGGAACGCAGCTTCGGCGCCTGAGTGATTTTGATGCCCCGCGCTTAGCGCACCTAGAAGCGCAGCTTTTCCCAGGAGATAATCCCTGGAGTGCTGCTGATTTCCGTTCGGAGTTTGCCCAGCCCCATACGCTGTATCTGGGCATTGATCTAGACAATCACCTGGTGGCCTATGCCGGTGTGGCATTTCTTGGGCCACAAGATCAGCCCGAGTGCGAAATTCATACCATCGGCGTTGACCCCGCCTACCAGGGCCAAGGGCTTGCCCGGGCAATGATGCAACAGATTTGTGGCCTGGCTGATCAACGCGCTGCTGCGATCTTTTTAGAAGTCCGTACTGACAACGAGCCGGCCATTGGTTTGTATGAGGCCTTTGGTTTTCAGCGCATTGGGCTTCGGCGCAATTACTATCAGCCCTCTGGGGCCGATGCTTTTACTATGCTGCGTCCTTGTTCTTTTGATCTTGCGAAAGGTGCCTCATGA
- the tsaB gene encoding tRNA (adenosine(37)-N6)-threonylcarbamoyltransferase complex dimerization subunit type 1 TsaB — MLLLTVDSATPRLVLGLVRDAKVLEQRCLEDARRHNEALVPTVMEMLEATGLGFDDLQAVVVGCGPGPFTGLRVGMVSAMAFADALGIPVTGVSSHQAIASQLPGSKVLVVTDARRKEVYYTEVVDGQVHQGPQVCKPADLPAMDVDTLSVPQHLQQAVVEQVNATEVVECYPSAQGLAAVAQFDPPQTPEPLYLRRPDAKEPQVQLSSAIPHHVPTASPEDSHEG; from the coding sequence TTGTTGCTGCTCACAGTTGATAGTGCCACCCCAAGGCTTGTGCTTGGGCTTGTGCGCGATGCCAAGGTGCTTGAGCAACGCTGCCTAGAAGATGCCCGCCGCCACAACGAGGCCTTGGTGCCTACCGTGATGGAGATGCTTGAGGCCACGGGTTTGGGCTTTGATGATCTTCAGGCAGTTGTTGTCGGTTGTGGCCCTGGGCCTTTTACTGGCTTGCGCGTGGGCATGGTCAGCGCCATGGCGTTTGCCGATGCCCTCGGCATCCCCGTGACTGGTGTTAGCAGCCACCAGGCCATCGCCTCCCAGCTTCCCGGCTCGAAGGTGCTGGTGGTTACGGATGCGCGCCGCAAAGAGGTCTATTACACCGAGGTAGTTGATGGCCAGGTGCACCAAGGCCCGCAGGTGTGCAAGCCTGCTGATCTCCCGGCCATGGACGTAGATACGCTCAGCGTGCCACAGCATCTTCAACAGGCTGTAGTAGAACAGGTCAATGCCACTGAGGTGGTGGAGTGCTATCCGAGTGCTCAAGGCCTTGCGGCGGTAGCGCAATTTGATCCGCCCCAAACACCCGAGCCGCTGTATCTTCGCCGCCCAGATGCCAAGGAGCCGCAGGTGCAGCTTTCTTCCGCGATCCCGCACCACGTCCCCACGGCAAGCCCCGAGGATTCGCACGAGGGATGA
- a CDS encoding aspartate:alanine exchanger family transporter, whose amino-acid sequence MLDYLATSPLLTLVIILALGLALGKIRCFGISLGAAAVLFVALAFSTLNPELELPPLLYQLGLAMFVYAIGLEAGGAFFAQFKARGWKLNLFLLVLLVAMAVLSVAIVSLLGIKPTIGAGMFAGALTSTPGMAAMVNMLGSLDPAQSAQPVVGYSLAYPGAVIGSIVVAAVGAKLLKVNHREDARAEGLISDSLAWRGVRIGEGITGRIGDLQAITGQQVIASRIVRSDHEHELGMRDRELRPGMVLVLNGTPDALDKAIAVLGEPVELSLDGTNLVYSRITVSNKAIAGMSLGQLNTCSRGFLVVRARRGDADEVPNPSTVIRLSDRVRVVTTPERLPEVRRYLGDSERELADVDLLPFFIGLLAGLLLGIIPVPLPGGNTLSLGFGGGPIVAGLILGAMEKSGPLRWQVPYHANRTISTLGLSIFLAGVGTKAGVGFRQAITDPSSIAVIGGGFIVTIASAVLCAAVCMPLLKLKWDEAMGVAAGMTTNPAVISYLNGQTNTELATRGYATVYPTAMIGKIIASQVVLLLLI is encoded by the coding sequence TTGCTTGATTATTTGGCAACATCGCCGCTGCTCACGCTGGTCATCATTTTGGCTCTGGGCCTGGCGCTGGGAAAGATACGTTGCTTCGGTATCTCTCTAGGGGCCGCTGCGGTGTTGTTCGTGGCCTTGGCCTTTTCCACGCTCAACCCCGAGCTCGAGTTGCCGCCGCTGCTCTACCAGCTTGGCCTTGCCATGTTCGTCTACGCCATTGGCCTTGAAGCCGGCGGTGCCTTCTTTGCGCAGTTCAAGGCGCGTGGCTGGAAGCTGAACCTCTTTTTGTTGGTGCTGCTTGTTGCCATGGCGGTGCTTTCTGTTGCGATTGTCTCGTTGTTGGGCATTAAGCCGACCATTGGTGCTGGCATGTTTGCTGGTGCGCTGACCTCTACCCCTGGTATGGCGGCGATGGTGAATATGTTGGGCTCGCTTGATCCTGCTCAATCGGCTCAGCCCGTGGTGGGTTACTCCTTGGCGTATCCAGGTGCGGTGATTGGTTCCATCGTGGTTGCCGCGGTGGGTGCGAAGTTGTTAAAGGTCAATCACCGCGAGGATGCTCGTGCCGAAGGCCTCATTAGTGATTCGCTTGCGTGGCGCGGAGTGCGCATCGGGGAGGGGATTACTGGTCGCATTGGTGATTTGCAGGCCATTACTGGCCAGCAGGTGATTGCGAGCCGCATCGTGCGTTCGGATCATGAACATGAGCTTGGCATGAGGGATCGGGAGCTGCGCCCTGGGATGGTGTTGGTGCTCAATGGCACCCCGGATGCTTTGGATAAGGCCATCGCGGTCTTGGGTGAGCCGGTGGAGTTAAGCCTGGATGGCACCAATCTGGTGTATTCGCGCATCACTGTGTCCAATAAGGCCATCGCTGGGATGAGCCTTGGGCAGCTCAATACCTGCTCACGCGGCTTCTTGGTGGTCCGTGCCCGCAGGGGTGATGCCGATGAGGTGCCCAACCCAAGCACCGTCATTCGCCTTTCAGATCGCGTTCGCGTGGTCACCACCCCGGAGCGTTTGCCCGAGGTTCGCCGTTATCTCGGCGATTCTGAGCGTGAGCTTGCCGACGTAGACCTCTTGCCCTTCTTTATCGGCCTCCTCGCGGGCCTTCTGTTAGGCATCATCCCTGTCCCACTACCCGGCGGTAACACCCTCTCACTTGGTTTTGGTGGCGGGCCTATCGTGGCCGGTTTGATTCTTGGCGCGATGGAAAAGAGTGGCCCTTTGCGCTGGCAGGTGCCCTACCACGCCAACCGCACCATCAGCACCTTAGGTTTGAGCATTTTCTTAGCGGGCGTGGGCACCAAGGCCGGTGTGGGCTTCCGCCAGGCCATCACAGACCCAAGCTCTATTGCTGTGATCGGCGGTGGCTTCATCGTCACCATCGCCTCGGCGGTGCTGTGCGCCGCGGTATGTATGCCGCTGCTGAAGCTGAAGTGGGATGAGGCCATGGGTGTGGCCGCAGGTATGACCACCAACCCCGCGGTGATCTCGTATCTCAATGGCCAAACCAACACTGAGCTTGCTACCAGAGGCTATGCCACGGTGTATCCCACGGCCATGATCGGCAAAATCATCGCCTCGCAAGTGGTGTTGCTCTTACTCATCTAA